The following are from one region of the Methanospirillum hungatei genome:
- a CDS encoding PEGA domain-containing protein: protein MREISKSSVAFLSISLLLVFGSGLVCGDGSLDAGTVYPTTGTLHIDGDPVGMEITLDGKNVGTVPESGVLILENIPVGEHSLNASYSGYMSQDMWVNVPDGLPAEIRVTLQEETSGSLDLSSTPPGAQIYVDDLYTGLTPAVVNATVGSHRVLLRQEGYQDWSTEVTVSGGQMVSVSGSLIPVSSTPVSPPAGGPGFLATMILVGIGSVIAFGIWKK, encoded by the coding sequence ATGAGAGAAATATCAAAATCTTCAGTTGCATTCCTTTCAATCTCTCTCCTTCTGGTCTTCGGGAGTGGGCTGGTTTGTGGAGATGGATCTTTGGATGCCGGAACAGTATACCCGACGACTGGGACTTTGCATATCGACGGGGATCCGGTAGGCATGGAAATAACTCTTGATGGGAAAAATGTGGGAACAGTCCCTGAATCCGGTGTCCTTATTTTGGAAAACATTCCGGTGGGAGAACATTCACTGAATGCTTCATACTCCGGGTATATGAGCCAGGATATGTGGGTTAATGTCCCTGATGGTCTGCCTGCTGAAATTCGGGTAACTCTTCAGGAGGAAACAAGTGGTTCTCTTGATCTCTCATCAACGCCTCCGGGAGCCCAGATATATGTGGATGATCTTTACACCGGATTAACCCCGGCAGTGGTTAATGCCACAGTTGGTTCTCATAGGGTTCTTTTGAGGCAGGAAGGGTACCAGGACTGGTCAACTGAAGTAACTGTTTCTGGTGGTCAGATGGTTTCAGTTTCTGGATCCCTGATCCCGGTATCCAGCACTCCTGTCTCTCCTCCAGCGGGAGGTCCCGGATTTCTTGCAACGATGATTCTTGTTGGGATTGGCAGTGTGATTGCTTTTGGGATATGGAAAAAGTGA
- a CDS encoding methanogenesis marker 5 protein gives MAQVFIYPATSLILSDLVARFGHKPLGTALSIRERIQTAGLDSPPLQMTPDDAKKGLKWAAVEVPSGVRGRMSLFGPLIDQAEAAIIVRNPDFAFGCMGCARTDELVEFLVKQKDIPILELDYPADEEEGIIFVRRVRDFLKDLGSAA, from the coding sequence ATGGCACAGGTGTTTATATACCCAGCTACCAGCCTTATCCTTTCGGATCTTGTGGCACGGTTCGGGCATAAACCACTCGGGACAGCTCTTTCTATCAGGGAACGGATTCAGACTGCTGGTCTTGACTCACCCCCTCTTCAGATGACTCCTGATGATGCAAAAAAGGGATTGAAGTGGGCTGCAGTTGAAGTCCCCTCTGGTGTCAGGGGAAGAATGTCACTGTTTGGTCCCCTGATCGATCAGGCAGAAGCTGCTATCATTGTCAGAAATCCTGATTTTGCCTTTGGGTGTATGGGATGTGCACGTACTGATGAGTTGGTTGAGTTCCTTGTCAAACAAAAAGATATCCCGATTCTGGAACTTGATTATCCTGCAGACGAAGAGGAAGGAATTATCTTTGTCCGCAGAGTCCGTGATTTCCTCAAAGACCTCGGGAGTGCAGCATGA
- a CDS encoding carboxymuconolactone decarboxylase family protein, translating into MGKPKNGFENIIKEVLEHGAAETAQEWVEAIRKDYGRAPLIFERMSERPEVLISHLLYKNSVLKTGTLDPKIVELISLAVSAALRCNHCTDYHVQAALRKGANPDEILEAIMIAGLTSQSTVLADAYRTYSDTIEECISCGMKIPESINEDSDSSSGKP; encoded by the coding sequence ATGGGTAAACCAAAAAATGGCTTTGAAAATATAATAAAAGAGGTATTAGAACACGGAGCTGCCGAAACCGCACAGGAATGGGTTGAAGCTATTCGGAAAGACTATGGAAGGGCCCCGCTTATTTTTGAGCGGATGTCTGAACGCCCTGAGGTTTTGATATCCCATTTGCTCTACAAAAATTCCGTCCTTAAAACTGGAACCCTGGATCCGAAGATCGTTGAGCTTATCAGTCTTGCGGTGTCTGCGGCACTTCGATGTAATCACTGTACTGATTATCATGTTCAGGCAGCCCTTCGCAAAGGTGCAAATCCGGACGAAATACTCGAGGCTATAATGATTGCCGGCCTGACTTCCCAGTCAACGGTTCTGGCAGATGCATACCGGACATACTCTGATACTATCGAGGAATGTATTAGTTGTGGGATGAAGATACCTGAATCAATCAACGAGGACTCTGATTCTTCTTCCGGGAAGCCTTGA
- a CDS encoding PEGA domain-containing protein, with translation MIKKSLLFSGYVFCLIGILLLISGFVAFGDEQVETAFYEVRSNVENASVYFNGEFVGNIEKGSVLVPAATSSRPVHHQLMIQAPGYTTYNETIVQAPKPGKNNVLRGILTLLPPQRTGTLSLAVTPPGGEVFVDGVSSGVISQSGIHVLRDISAGYRTVQIRLAGYQDWVERVYVESNLDTKIRVTLTPVTTGSVQVSSVPAGANVLINGSPVGITPVTIPELPAGQVEMRLTLPGYQDWTAVTSIIPGQTVPVFGTLVPVVVQTPEPVNTTPVETPIPEPTQSPISLFTAAGALALTSLWLKKR, from the coding sequence ATGATAAAAAAATCACTTCTCTTTTCAGGTTATGTTTTTTGTTTAATCGGGATTCTCCTTCTTATTTCGGGTTTTGTAGCCTTTGGAGATGAACAGGTTGAAACTGCTTTTTATGAAGTCAGGTCAAATGTTGAAAACGCTTCTGTCTATTTTAATGGGGAGTTTGTGGGCAATATTGAGAAAGGATCCGTACTCGTTCCGGCAGCAACAAGCAGCCGGCCGGTTCATCATCAATTGATGATACAAGCGCCAGGTTATACAACCTATAACGAAACCATTGTTCAGGCACCAAAACCTGGTAAAAATAATGTCCTCAGAGGAATCCTGACCCTGCTTCCACCACAGCGAACCGGAACCCTTTCACTTGCTGTCACTCCTCCTGGTGGTGAAGTATTTGTTGATGGAGTCAGTTCAGGTGTAATCAGTCAGTCTGGTATTCATGTCCTCCGGGATATTTCTGCGGGGTACAGAACCGTTCAAATCAGGCTTGCAGGATACCAGGACTGGGTTGAACGAGTTTATGTTGAATCAAATCTGGACACCAAGATACGGGTAACTCTGACGCCGGTAACGACCGGATCAGTTCAGGTCTCATCTGTCCCCGCTGGAGCAAATGTTCTGATAAACGGTTCTCCGGTTGGCATCACTCCGGTTACTATTCCTGAACTTCCTGCTGGTCAGGTGGAGATGAGATTAACACTTCCCGGATACCAGGATTGGACTGCGGTCACTTCTATCATACCCGGACAGACTGTTCCGGTATTTGGGACACTTGTTCCGGTTGTAGTGCAGACTCCTGAACCTGTAAATACAACTCCTGTGGAGACACCAATACCTGAACCCACACAAAGTCCGATTAGCCTATTTACCGCTGCAGGTGCTCTGGCTCTGACGTCGCTCTGGCTGAAAAAAAGATAA
- a CDS encoding methanogenesis marker 15 protein, translating to MKEETVRIAQLSCGPEYSGVQKEIYAAAEAVGAEVFFPDLSLRDIRRNFKDFGLDVKSGDLKLAIARAVALVEGSAEADAVFIASCFRCAEAAIVRNELRRYIHEHSKLPVVSYSFTERTTSGTLLTRMEALTTIARRRALLARERQTGLTMGVDSGSSTTKAIIMQDNEIIGTGWRPTTEVLNSADEVIALALEEAGVKRDDLDAIGTTGYGRFLIGERIKADLIQEELTVNSKGAVFLADCQHGPSTVIDIGGMDNKAISVLDGIPGTFTMGGICAGASGRFLEMTAKRLGVDITELGPLAMKGMGEDVPMNSYCIVFGTQSLVNALAEGHSKENVAAAACHSVAEQVFEQQLQEIDIKEPVVMVGGTSLIQGLVRAMGNLLQTEIVVPHHSQYIGSVGAALLSSGFVEKN from the coding sequence ATGAAAGAAGAAACCGTCCGGATAGCCCAGTTGTCTTGTGGCCCGGAGTACTCTGGTGTTCAAAAGGAGATTTATGCTGCAGCAGAAGCTGTTGGTGCAGAAGTTTTCTTCCCCGATCTCTCTCTTCGGGATATCCGGAGAAATTTTAAGGATTTCGGACTTGATGTCAAATCAGGTGATCTGAAACTTGCAATTGCCAGGGCTGTAGCACTGGTTGAGGGATCAGCGGAGGCCGATGCCGTCTTTATCGCATCATGTTTCAGGTGTGCAGAGGCTGCCATTGTAAGAAATGAACTCCGGCGATATATTCATGAGCACTCCAAGCTTCCGGTGGTAAGTTATTCCTTCACTGAGCGAACGACGTCCGGAACACTTCTGACCAGAATGGAAGCCCTTACCACTATTGCCCGACGACGTGCCCTTCTTGCTAGGGAACGACAGACTGGGCTTACCATGGGGGTGGACTCTGGATCCTCCACAACAAAGGCGATCATCATGCAGGATAATGAGATCATCGGAACCGGTTGGCGACCGACGACTGAGGTTCTAAACAGTGCAGATGAGGTAATCGCTCTTGCACTTGAGGAAGCCGGAGTTAAACGGGACGATCTTGATGCTATCGGAACAACCGGGTATGGCAGGTTCCTGATTGGTGAACGTATCAAAGCCGATCTTATCCAGGAAGAATTGACCGTAAATAGTAAAGGTGCAGTTTTTCTGGCAGATTGTCAGCATGGTCCGTCAACTGTCATAGATATCGGTGGAATGGATAACAAAGCAATATCTGTTCTTGATGGTATTCCGGGAACCTTTACTATGGGGGGTATCTGTGCAGGTGCATCTGGCCGGTTTTTAGAGATGACCGCAAAGCGTCTTGGGGTGGATATCACCGAACTCGGCCCTCTTGCGATGAAAGGTATGGGTGAGGATGTTCCAATGAACAGTTATTGTATCGTCTTTGGAACACAGAGCCTTGTAAATGCCCTCGCTGAAGGTCATTCAAAAGAAAATGTTGCAGCAGCTGCCTGTCATTCTGTTGCAGAACAGGTCTTTGAACAACAGCTCCAGGAGATAGACATTAAAGAGCCGGTTGTGATGGTGGGAGGGACGTCACTTATTCAGGGTCTTGTCCGTGCCATGGGAAATCTGCTCCAGACAGAAATCGTTGTTCCGCATCACTCTCAGTATATCGGTTCTGTGGGTGCTGCTCTCCTGTCGTCAGGATTTGTGGAGAAGAACTGA
- a CDS encoding methanogenesis marker 6 protein — MKDQIPPLYAGTVTKYVFIESYKATPDDIAARAYEVSGGVMIKETCFGLQVTGPEDEVERVIAHIRAFDPAHIYVKDRGFPPGDPRRCRANLGGARPGYFGHEYEMGFIRRIAVGLEKLDESPIQSDKMEVSAAPEGLSVKRLVELIEQEA, encoded by the coding sequence ATGAAGGATCAAATCCCGCCTCTGTATGCCGGAACGGTAACGAAATATGTGTTCATTGAGTCATATAAGGCAACACCTGATGATATCGCTGCCCGTGCGTATGAGGTCTCAGGTGGAGTTATGATCAAAGAGACCTGTTTCGGCCTGCAGGTGACCGGACCTGAAGATGAGGTCGAGCGGGTGATCGCTCACATCAGGGCATTTGACCCGGCCCACATCTATGTGAAGGACCGGGGTTTTCCACCGGGTGATCCCCGCCGGTGCCGGGCAAATCTCGGGGGAGCACGACCAGGGTATTTTGGACATGAATATGAGATGGGTTTTATCAGGAGAATTGCGGTCGGACTTGAGAAACTGGATGAATCCCCAATTCAGTCTGACAAAATGGAAGTTAGCGCGGCTCCGGAGGGACTATCGGTGAAACGACTGGTAGAACTGATTGAGCAGGAGGCCTGA
- a CDS encoding PEGA domain-containing protein, whose amino-acid sequence MNRHIILMGLVVLLTMLCSQVIADEKTFSSPGIGYIEIRSEIEGARVYFDTLYMGYVSGGSLTIPVDTSVAPSWQNVRVEYSGYAPYAGPFIQTEPTKTIAYLVNLSKTTYDNFGIVKFVSDPVGAEFFLNNVSMGATPDSGVLIAYTVPRGLYAVSARRPGDKPVSDQLYVDDNALTTYRVEMVPSPFGELQVNSSPEGGDIYLDNRVVGLTPLKLTGISVGEHGVQVRKAGYQDWVANVSITGGSMGSIEAVLVSTPQPESLPSCSPVEPGKQ is encoded by the coding sequence ATGAACAGGCATATCATACTGATGGGTCTGGTGGTATTACTCACCATGCTGTGCAGTCAGGTAATAGCGGATGAAAAAACCTTTTCTTCGCCTGGAATCGGATACATAGAGATCCGTTCAGAGATTGAAGGAGCTCGTGTTTATTTTGATACCTTATATATGGGGTATGTATCCGGAGGATCATTGACCATTCCGGTCGACACCAGTGTTGCACCTTCATGGCAGAATGTCAGAGTAGAATATAGCGGATATGCTCCATATGCAGGTCCTTTTATCCAGACAGAACCTACAAAGACCATTGCATACCTGGTAAACCTTAGTAAAACCACGTATGATAACTTCGGGATTGTCAAGTTTGTTAGTGATCCAGTGGGTGCAGAATTTTTCTTAAACAACGTGAGTATGGGCGCGACTCCAGATTCGGGTGTCCTGATCGCATACACTGTTCCACGCGGTCTTTATGCGGTTTCTGCGCGCAGGCCGGGAGATAAGCCGGTTTCTGATCAACTCTATGTCGATGATAATGCCCTTACGACATATCGTGTTGAGATGGTTCCTTCTCCATTTGGTGAACTGCAGGTAAACTCCAGCCCAGAGGGTGGTGATATCTATCTTGACAACCGGGTAGTAGGTCTCACGCCGCTCAAGCTTACCGGTATTTCTGTCGGAGAACATGGTGTTCAGGTCAGAAAAGCAGGATATCAGGACTGGGTAGCGAATGTGTCAATTACTGGTGGGAGTATGGGATCAATCGAAGCGGTACTGGTATCAACCCCTCAGCCTGAATCTCTTCCCTCATGCAGTCCTGTGGAGCCTGGAAAGCAATGA
- a CDS encoding methanogenesis marker 3 protein: MPTVHIDGKITTIQEGSTVDDVLLGRDPELCFGIIRPVTISRAETKEFLIKTTAGEVVVETVQGTNAGEILSGLSGAKSGWQDLQVASFGPFSSSFTPSRKPTRYERGDLALGSGGYDPGRSFLVFCRKTHAADHGGPLEGGIIARVISGMGVMDRLSEHDTILSVEPVISFAESSDAKTSTDGSIVLEEGMHLITHLRVQAEGMNADGYDPKTAYSVDRMLLALKDAVFTVDKRLSTHVRCDLLAGTDVPCEDCSARREGTVLMRTSGKNRGSIYIYTQDLPRSLAHTVIGHVIHGIELCRIAQEGDRIQIRVDPHQFDLVGMTLADAEAYALSRNITLTSDIRGPDRVVTSQKPVTTLEVLSGGTVEVHTIPDKQVIAITLDDAKAPMTCKIFREYTGLKYHTIGKLPMLFSFEEVTLFKAKIPKTINVIPENVPVSTVDAGVFAMTNDSCKGVGIVGVRSVPSSEFGPTSEPFSGTNIIGTVIDMDKIAGLEEGEVVFFREVSK; the protein is encoded by the coding sequence ATGCCCACAGTCCATATTGATGGAAAAATAACAACAATTCAGGAAGGTTCGACGGTTGATGACGTTCTTTTGGGTCGTGATCCAGAACTTTGTTTTGGCATTATCCGCCCGGTCACCATCAGCCGGGCAGAGACGAAAGAGTTTCTGATTAAGACAACTGCCGGGGAAGTGGTTGTTGAGACGGTCCAGGGGACAAATGCCGGTGAGATTCTCTCCGGTCTTTCAGGTGCAAAATCCGGCTGGCAGGACCTTCAGGTTGCTAGTTTTGGACCGTTTTCTTCTTCTTTTACACCATCACGAAAACCCACACGATATGAACGGGGAGATCTTGCCCTTGGTTCCGGAGGTTATGACCCTGGCAGATCATTCCTGGTCTTCTGCAGAAAAACCCATGCAGCCGATCATGGAGGTCCTTTAGAGGGTGGTATAATTGCACGGGTAATCTCCGGAATGGGAGTGATGGATCGGTTATCTGAACATGATACCATTCTCTCTGTTGAACCGGTGATCTCGTTTGCAGAATCATCTGATGCCAAGACCTCGACTGATGGTTCAATAGTCCTTGAAGAGGGGATGCACCTTATTACTCATCTCCGTGTTCAGGCAGAAGGAATGAATGCGGACGGGTATGATCCGAAGACGGCATACAGCGTTGACAGGATGCTTCTTGCTCTGAAAGATGCTGTCTTTACGGTTGACAAGCGGCTTTCAACTCATGTCAGATGCGATCTTCTTGCTGGAACAGATGTGCCATGTGAGGATTGTTCTGCAAGACGGGAAGGAACCGTATTAATGCGGACTTCCGGAAAAAACCGGGGGTCGATATATATTTATACGCAGGATCTTCCCCGAAGTCTTGCTCATACCGTTATTGGCCACGTCATTCATGGAATTGAACTCTGCAGAATTGCGCAGGAAGGTGACCGGATTCAGATCCGGGTAGATCCTCATCAGTTTGATCTTGTTGGAATGACTCTTGCAGATGCTGAAGCATATGCTCTATCGAGAAATATCACCCTTACTTCTGATATCAGGGGACCGGATCGGGTGGTAACAAGTCAAAAACCAGTCACCACTCTTGAAGTTCTTTCGGGTGGGACTGTTGAAGTACATACTATCCCTGACAAGCAGGTCATTGCTATTACTCTTGATGACGCAAAAGCACCAATGACATGCAAAATTTTCAGGGAATATACCGGCCTGAAATATCATACGATCGGGAAGCTCCCGATGCTCTTTTCCTTTGAAGAAGTGACCCTCTTTAAAGCAAAAATCCCAAAAACGATCAATGTCATCCCTGAAAATGTTCCCGTCTCGACGGTTGATGCAGGGGTTTTTGCTATGACAAATGATTCCTGTAAAGGGGTTGGAATTGTCGGGGTACGGTCTGTTCCTTCATCTGAGTTTGGTCCGACATCCGAACCTTTCTCCGGGACAAACATCATTGGAACTGTGATTGATATGGACAAAATTGCAGGACTTGAGGAAGGAGAGGTTGTATTTTTCAGGGAGGTCAGTAAATGA
- a CDS encoding methanogenesis marker 7 protein, producing MILVPITYKGGVFRHDEILDLIEDMGGYIIQKHMIAQEVVLQALIPKEDIEILRVVSRPLAGEVIPAPLVGTEIAIVSMSLEIHHLPHASCDVAEYLRTAGAKTNMIGLARGFGKRIGLLSDEERDIINEHDLAIYLYGNFETCIQEKMPTFRRGIRVPIIVCGGPTKETLMKIIDPPVSGYVGGLGRFMHRTKEPEDLARLDDIVAEVSRVVDAKRSSIAKDPLSIAPARLMDVILETVPDIHDVTSPIPVVVQMDGVRVKLPYDPYAAQIRTIEVEAGVRISDICDIRPSRMRDYILMKVKPFSETGMLV from the coding sequence ATGATCCTGGTCCCGATTACATATAAGGGCGGTGTCTTTCGTCATGATGAAATCCTGGATCTCATCGAGGATATGGGCGGATACATCATCCAGAAACATATGATTGCCCAGGAAGTGGTCCTTCAGGCACTCATTCCAAAAGAAGATATCGAAATCCTCCGGGTGGTTTCACGACCTCTTGCCGGAGAAGTAATCCCTGCACCCCTTGTAGGGACAGAGATAGCAATCGTCTCAATGTCACTTGAGATTCATCATCTTCCTCATGCATCCTGCGATGTTGCGGAATATCTTAGGACAGCCGGAGCAAAAACCAATATGATAGGTCTTGCTCGGGGATTTGGGAAAAGAATTGGTCTTTTGTCAGATGAGGAACGTGACATCATCAATGAGCATGATCTTGCCATTTATCTTTATGGTAATTTTGAAACCTGTATCCAGGAGAAGATGCCGACATTCAGACGGGGGATTCGTGTTCCGATCATCGTTTGTGGCGGGCCAACAAAAGAAACTCTGATGAAAATCATAGATCCGCCAGTATCCGGTTATGTCGGTGGCCTTGGCAGGTTTATGCATCGGACCAAGGAACCGGAAGATCTCGCCAGGCTTGATGACATTGTCGCAGAAGTGTCACGGGTTGTTGATGCGAAGCGATCCAGTATCGCAAAAGATCCCCTGTCTATTGCCCCTGCTCGTCTCATGGATGTCATACTCGAGACGGTTCCGGACATTCATGATGTTACATCCCCGATTCCCGTCGTTGTGCAGATGGATGGGGTCAGAGTAAAATTACCCTATGATCCGTATGCTGCACAGATTCGGACCATTGAAGTTGAAGCTGGTGTCCGGATATCAGATATCTGTGATATCAGACCTTCACGGATGCGTGATTATATTCTGATGAAGGTCAAGCCCTTCTCGGAAACCGGAATGCTCGTATAA
- a CDS encoding methanogenesis marker 17 protein, translating to MSTLEYFEVDSTEPVGGALYRRIASTVITDHNLLKVLEKLRIFVDPKVPIFVAVGITRTVPRTITVSDLAGVTFDEQKITLAIADETYLADLLQILWTRYGKDRISQPDRFTIEIQVSAETNQQDIEILAVADPTEGLFKDLIYSMQVICPEGFRIKKQFFHEGKFWFVASENTLPEDVAPLVDEQFRIMEAAS from the coding sequence ATGTCAACTCTTGAGTATTTTGAAGTTGACTCAACCGAGCCGGTCGGAGGGGCTCTCTACCGACGGATAGCCTCAACGGTAATCACTGATCATAATCTTCTCAAAGTCCTGGAAAAACTTCGGATATTTGTCGATCCGAAAGTTCCAATTTTTGTTGCAGTCGGAATTACCAGGACCGTCCCTCGTACTATTACGGTATCAGACCTTGCCGGTGTAACGTTTGATGAACAGAAAATTACTCTTGCAATTGCCGATGAGACATATCTTGCCGATCTCCTTCAAATCCTCTGGACCAGGTACGGGAAAGATCGGATTAGTCAGCCTGACCGGTTTACTATAGAGATTCAGGTTTCTGCAGAAACAAACCAGCAGGATATTGAAATCCTGGCAGTTGCTGATCCCACGGAGGGCCTTTTTAAGGATCTTATCTATTCAATGCAGGTCATCTGTCCAGAAGGGTTCAGAATTAAAAAACAATTCTTTCATGAAGGAAAGTTCTGGTTTGTTGCAAGTGAAAATACCCTGCCAGAAGATGTGGCTCCTCTCGTAGATGAGCAGTTTCGTATCATGGAGGCCGCTTCATGA
- a CDS encoding YgiQ family radical SAM protein yields the protein MVHAKQPKFLPVSQKELQLLGIDKPDIIIVSGDAYVDHPSFAAALLGRVLWDAGFSVAILPQPDPKDPKSFQNLGEPRLFFAISGGSVDSMVSNYTAARKKRSDDAYSPGGIPRRPDRAILVYTDLVHRLFPESPIVIGGIEASLRRFAHYDYWSDQIRQSILADAPADLLVYGMGEHALSTIARLADSGEKPKEMQDIPGTVWKIPPKQFEGLALHNTCILPSYIEVKESPEAFCLAHTRITENQNPFTGKILVQRHPKTVIMQNPPAPPLSTPEMDRIYGLPYVRAQHPSYKEEIPALRPVRFSVISHRGCYGGCNFCALGMHQGTIIQSRSYDSIIKEIASFQKIPGFSGVVSDVGGPSANMYGDRCINWEKRGACQDRECIRCSSIQSGIERYLDLLDDAERLPGISHVYIGSGLRYDLIPHDPDIMKRISRHISGQMKVAPEHIVRSVTEYLNKPDKECFEAFKEEFETSQVGKKSRQYLIPYLMSGHPGCTLADMINLAEYLRDHHLYTEQVQDFTPTPLTTSTCMYATGFDPRTNRPVHVPRGEEKKIQRAMLHWKNPAHYHLIFEGLRKAGREDLIGTQEHCLISPRKGVVIKASRKKNQSPR from the coding sequence ATGGTTCATGCAAAGCAGCCGAAATTTTTACCAGTCAGCCAAAAGGAACTTCAGCTGCTTGGAATTGACAAGCCGGATATAATCATTGTCTCCGGGGATGCCTATGTTGACCACCCCTCATTTGCTGCTGCTCTTTTAGGGAGAGTACTCTGGGATGCTGGATTTTCTGTGGCAATTCTCCCACAGCCAGACCCGAAAGATCCGAAGAGTTTTCAAAATCTCGGAGAGCCCAGGCTGTTTTTTGCGATATCCGGAGGAAGCGTTGATTCGATGGTCAGCAATTACACTGCTGCCCGAAAAAAACGATCTGATGATGCATACTCCCCCGGAGGGATACCCAGGCGCCCTGATCGTGCCATCCTTGTATATACAGATCTTGTCCACCGGTTGTTTCCAGAGAGTCCCATTGTTATAGGAGGAATAGAGGCATCACTCCGTCGGTTTGCCCATTATGACTACTGGTCAGATCAGATCAGGCAATCCATTCTTGCTGATGCTCCGGCAGATCTGCTTGTGTATGGAATGGGCGAACATGCCTTATCCACAATAGCCAGACTGGCTGACAGTGGGGAAAAACCTAAAGAGATGCAGGACATCCCAGGCACGGTATGGAAGATACCCCCAAAACAATTCGAAGGCCTTGCTCTTCATAATACCTGCATCCTTCCTTCCTACATAGAAGTTAAAGAATCACCAGAGGCGTTTTGTCTTGCCCATACCCGGATAACTGAGAATCAGAATCCATTTACTGGTAAGATCCTTGTACAGCGACATCCAAAGACAGTAATCATGCAAAATCCGCCCGCCCCACCCCTTTCTACTCCTGAAATGGACAGGATTTATGGTCTCCCTTACGTAAGAGCCCAGCATCCGTCCTATAAAGAAGAGATTCCAGCATTACGCCCGGTTCGATTTTCCGTAATTTCTCACCGTGGCTGTTATGGGGGTTGTAATTTCTGTGCTCTTGGAATGCATCAGGGAACGATTATCCAGAGTCGGAGTTATGATTCCATAATAAAGGAGATTGCATCATTTCAGAAAATACCCGGTTTTTCAGGCGTGGTAAGTGATGTGGGCGGGCCAAGTGCAAATATGTACGGTGACAGATGCATAAACTGGGAAAAGAGAGGTGCTTGTCAGGACCGGGAATGTATTCGCTGCTCATCCATACAATCTGGTATAGAACGGTATCTTGATCTTCTTGATGATGCCGAACGGTTGCCAGGTATTTCACATGTATACATAGGTTCGGGCCTTCGGTATGACCTGATTCCGCATGATCCTGATATCATGAAACGAATATCAAGGCATATTTCCGGGCAGATGAAAGTCGCACCAGAACATATCGTCAGAAGTGTGACAGAATACCTGAATAAGCCGGATAAAGAGTGCTTTGAAGCATTCAAAGAAGAGTTTGAAACCTCACAGGTTGGAAAAAAGTCCAGACAATATCTCATACCCTACCTGATGTCAGGTCATCCGGGCTGTACTCTTGCAGACATGATAAACCTGGCAGAGTATCTTCGTGATCATCATCTGTATACCGAACAGGTACAGGATTTTACTCCGACCCCCCTGACTACATCAACCTGTATGTATGCAACAGGCTTCGATCCCAGAACAAACAGACCGGTTCATGTACCAAGAGGAGAAGAGAAAAAAATACAGCGGGCAATGTTGCACTGGAAAAATCCTGCACATTATCATCTTATTTTTGAAGGACTCCGAAAAGCAGGACGGGAAGATCTTATCGGAACACAGGAACACTGTCTCATCTCTCCGAGAAAAGGTGTTGTGATCAAGGCTTCCCGGAAGAAGAATCAGAGTCCTCGTTGA